A genomic stretch from Nitrospirota bacterium includes:
- a CDS encoding CTP synthase — translation MAKFIFVTGGVVSSLGKGIAAAATGALLEARGLKVTIQKLDPYINVDPGTLSPFQHGEVFVTDDGAETDLDLGHYERFTHIRTSQANNYTTGKIYYNVITKERRGDYLGDTVQVVPHLTDEIKRAIKSVSDNNDVVIVEIGGTIGDIESLPFLEAIRQMRYDVGRENVLYMHLTLVPYIKTAGELKTKPTQHSVRELRAIGIQPDLLLCRTDKPITPEAKKKIALHCNLDGDSVITAMDVDTIYEVPMALSEEGLDQQIVSKLKLPAKDVDLMQWKDIVRKLKEPKHEVTIAIVGKYVGLKDSYKSLMEALIHGGIANDARVNLQWIDSEEIEVHGADKYLSDANGILVPGGFGYRGIEGKIEAVRYARKKKIPYFGICLGMQCAVIEYARNVCGLTANSTEFDLNAKDPVIYLMERWFDFRKGRIEERTDVSEKGGTMRLGAYPCVLENNTNAFKAYGIKEISERHRHRYEFNNAYKGILSRHGMKISGTSPDGELVEIIEVEGHPWFLGCQFHPEFKSRPTDPHPLFREFIAASLKEKRALFQYDESEIEMKKGREEKRS, via the coding sequence ATGGCTAAGTTTATCTTCGTAACAGGCGGAGTTGTATCGTCGCTGGGAAAAGGCATTGCTGCGGCTGCAACAGGCGCCCTTCTTGAGGCGCGGGGGCTGAAAGTAACAATCCAGAAGCTTGACCCTTATATCAATGTTGACCCGGGCACGCTGAGCCCGTTTCAGCATGGCGAGGTCTTCGTAACAGATGACGGCGCAGAGACAGACCTTGACCTCGGGCATTATGAGCGATTCACGCATATAAGAACCTCTCAGGCAAATAATTATACGACAGGAAAGATATATTACAATGTCATAACAAAAGAAAGGCGCGGCGATTACCTCGGAGACACGGTTCAGGTTGTGCCTCATCTAACTGACGAGATAAAGCGCGCCATAAAATCAGTAAGCGATAATAATGATGTAGTTATAGTTGAGATAGGCGGCACCATCGGCGATATCGAGAGCCTTCCGTTCCTTGAGGCAATAAGGCAGATGCGCTATGACGTAGGAAGGGAAAACGTTCTTTATATGCATCTTACGCTGGTGCCTTATATAAAGACCGCCGGCGAGCTTAAGACAAAACCCACACAGCACAGTGTAAGGGAGCTGCGCGCAATCGGTATTCAGCCTGACCTGCTCTTATGCAGAACAGACAAGCCTATCACTCCTGAGGCAAAGAAAAAGATAGCGCTCCATTGTAACCTTGACGGCGACTCAGTCATCACGGCAATGGATGTGGATACAATATACGAGGTGCCTATGGCGCTCAGCGAAGAAGGGCTTGACCAGCAGATTGTCAGCAAACTTAAGCTCCCTGCCAAAGATGTTGACCTGATGCAGTGGAAAGATATAGTAAGAAAGTTAAAAGAGCCGAAACATGAAGTAACTATTGCCATAGTCGGCAAATATGTAGGGCTTAAGGATTCATACAAAAGCCTGATGGAAGCCCTTATCCACGGCGGAATCGCAAATGATGCAAGGGTAAATCTGCAGTGGATTGATTCTGAAGAGATAGAAGTCCACGGAGCAGATAAATATTTATCGGATGCAAACGGCATCCTCGTGCCCGGAGGATTTGGTTACAGGGGGATTGAAGGCAAGATTGAGGCTGTAAGATATGCCCGCAAGAAAAAGATTCCCTATTTCGGGATATGCCTTGGGATGCAGTGCGCTGTGATTGAGTATGCACGGAATGTATGCGGGCTTACCGCAAACAGCACAGAGTTTGACCTGAATGCAAAAGACCCTGTAATTTATCTCATGGAGAGATGGTTTGATTTCAGGAAAGGCAGGATAGAAGAAAGGACTGATGTCTCTGAAAAGGGAGGCACGATGAGGCTTGGAGCATATCCCTGTGTTCTTGAAAACAATACAAATGCATTCAAGGCTTACGGCATAAAGGAAATCTCAGAAAGGCACAGGCACAGATATGAATTTAACAATGCATATAAAGGAATACTCTCACGGCACGGGATGAAGATAAGCGGAACAAGCCCTGACGGAGAGCTTGTTGAGATAATAGAAGTGGAAGGCCATCCGTGGTTTTTAGGATGCCAGTTTCATCCTGAGTTTA
- the kdsB gene encoding 3-deoxy-manno-octulosonate cytidylyltransferase: MTAIVIIPARYESTRFPGKPLAPLNGKPLIRHVYENSKKSKLAEDVIVATDSEAIFKTVIEFGGKAVMTAKEHASGTDRIAEVAASLDYDIIVNVQGDEPLIRAEMIDDVIRLLDDKRAAMGTLIKKIEDPEEIFDPNVVKAVFDKEGFAMYFSRAPIPFDRDQWKVKSEELKRRFELQTFNFQLSTFNFYKHLGLYSYRRDVLLNLAKMEPVELEKTEKLEQLRVLVNGFRIKVKETTCETVGVDTPQDLERVKKWLSLSS, encoded by the coding sequence ATGACAGCGATTGTTATTATCCCTGCCCGTTATGAGTCAACCCGTTTTCCGGGAAAGCCCCTTGCACCCCTAAATGGCAAACCTTTGATACGGCATGTGTATGAAAATTCAAAGAAATCAAAGCTCGCAGAAGATGTAATCGTTGCAACTGACAGCGAGGCCATATTTAAAACCGTGATTGAATTCGGCGGCAAGGCTGTAATGACCGCAAAGGAACATGCATCAGGCACAGACCGCATAGCAGAGGTCGCCGCTTCTTTGGATTATGATATAATTGTCAATGTTCAGGGAGATGAGCCGCTCATAAGGGCGGAGATGATAGACGACGTTATCAGGCTGCTTGACGACAAAAGGGCGGCAATGGGAACCCTGATAAAAAAAATAGAAGACCCTGAAGAAATATTTGACCCCAATGTCGTTAAGGCTGTTTTTGATAAAGAAGGCTTTGCCATGTATTTTTCAAGAGCGCCGATACCGTTTGACAGAGACCAGTGGAAAGTTAAAAGTGAGGAGTTAAAAAGAAGATTTGAATTACAAACTTTCAACTTTCAACTTTCAACTTTCAACTTTTATAAGCATCTCGGCCTTTACAGTTACAGGCGTGATGTGCTTTTAAATCTTGCAAAAATGGAACCCGTGGAATTAGAGAAAACAGAGAAGCTTGAACAGCTTCGCGTGCTCGTGAATGGATTTCGCATAAAAGTAAAAGAAACGACTTGCGAGACTGTGGGTGTTGATACACCGCAGGACTTAGAGAGGGTGAAGAAATGGCTAAGTTTATCTTCGTAA
- a CDS encoding BrnT family toxin, whose protein sequence is MLLFEWDEVKAKANFKKHKVSFEEGKTIFNDPFLFTFPDNEHSVKEERYINIGLSAYGSILILTHTERQGKIRIISCRKATAYERRFYEEGNF, encoded by the coding sequence ATGCTTTTATTTGAATGGGATGAGGTTAAAGCGAAAGCCAATTTCAAGAAGCATAAAGTGAGCTTTGAGGAAGGCAAAACTATTTTTAATGACCCATTCCTATTTACGTTCCCAGATAATGAGCATTCCGTAAAAGAAGAACGTTATATAAACATTGGACTTTCTGCATATGGGAGCATTTTAATTTTGACTCATACTGAACGGCAAGGTAAAATACGTATTATCAGTTGCAGAAAGGCAACGGCGTATGAAAGGAGATTTTATGAAGAAGGCAACTTCTAA
- the priA gene encoding primosomal protein N' translates to MEFVDVLFPINLGPLTYKCPEHLIDKAHPGMLVSAPLKKQITMGIILSKSSAPMSDNIKNISDIHGESPLLEPPLLKLLNWMADYYIIANKGLVLKNMLPQETFKKVKARSKGKTEEKESNEIIEIDENILSKIKESLSKREYKTFLVHAPSPLYESATVTKILPQGKSAIILVPEIVHISHVLPFIKETAGERLCVLHSGLSKGQRSEAMEKIISGQCNVVLGTRMAVFAPLKNVSLISVMHEHSSSYRTEEGLRFNARDIAVMRGYLEKAAVVLSSICPSIESVYNSKRSKYTLIRPDVYSQRPKIRILNMRNEHQPAPNLSKTVINEALSSISKNEKIMFVINRKGYSMLTCKECGCTETCGKCSIPLMFYKNDKSLRCHYCGAIAGSPEKCRRCGSFSLEPAGSGIERVEENIKKVFDIEPLRIDSNMLKRKRIPEDLSDITEGKPIILGTKLLTKRLHSSEKLGMAAVLNADSYLNQPDFRSAERTFHEMYGITDKIKPGGSLFIQTRMPQNYIFRHLKNYDYASFCDEELEKRKEMLYPPFSKLALITFNGRDCDALRTEKAIGEILSGNKALEVLGPSVTPTKKGGKEYSLLFKAVSKKNLHSSVKRFLELLGSYKCLNVKIAIDP, encoded by the coding sequence ATGGAATTTGTCGATGTTCTTTTCCCGATTAATCTGGGCCCGCTGACATACAAATGCCCTGAGCATCTGATTGATAAAGCGCATCCCGGAATGCTCGTTTCAGCGCCTCTGAAAAAACAGATAACAATGGGAATCATCCTCAGTAAATCTTCTGCGCCCATGTCCGACAACATAAAAAACATCAGCGATATCCACGGCGAATCGCCTCTGCTTGAACCGCCCTTGCTGAAACTCCTTAACTGGATGGCTGATTATTACATCATCGCAAATAAAGGACTTGTTCTTAAGAACATGCTGCCGCAGGAGACATTCAAAAAAGTAAAAGCTCGGAGCAAAGGGAAAACAGAAGAAAAGGAGAGTAATGAGATAATTGAGATAGACGAAAACATCTTATCTAAAATAAAAGAATCGCTTTCTAAAAGAGAATATAAAACCTTTCTTGTTCATGCCCCAAGTCCTTTATACGAAAGCGCAACAGTTACAAAAATCCTGCCGCAGGGCAAAAGCGCGATAATCCTTGTGCCTGAAATCGTACACATAAGCCATGTACTTCCTTTTATCAAAGAAACAGCAGGGGAGAGGTTATGCGTGCTGCACAGCGGTTTAAGCAAGGGACAGCGCTCAGAGGCTATGGAAAAAATCATTTCAGGGCAGTGCAATGTAGTGCTTGGCACGAGGATGGCGGTGTTTGCGCCTTTGAAAAATGTATCTCTGATTTCGGTTATGCATGAGCACAGCAGTTCATACAGGACAGAAGAAGGGCTGAGATTCAACGCAAGGGATATCGCTGTCATGAGGGGCTATCTTGAAAAAGCGGCGGTTGTATTGTCATCAATCTGTCCTTCGATAGAATCCGTTTATAATTCAAAACGGAGTAAATACACGCTTATCAGGCCTGACGTATATTCCCAGCGCCCGAAGATACGAATACTTAACATGAGGAATGAACATCAGCCGGCCCCTAATCTTTCAAAGACAGTTATAAATGAAGCGCTGTCGTCTATCAGTAAGAACGAAAAAATAATGTTTGTGATAAACAGGAAAGGCTATTCCATGCTCACATGCAAGGAATGCGGCTGCACCGAGACATGCGGCAAGTGCAGCATTCCGCTTATGTTCTATAAGAATGATAAGTCTCTGAGATGCCACTACTGCGGGGCGATAGCCGGTTCTCCTGAGAAGTGCAGAAGATGCGGAAGCTTTTCTCTTGAACCAGCAGGCTCCGGCATAGAACGGGTGGAAGAAAATATTAAAAAAGTTTTCGATATCGAGCCGCTGAGGATTGACAGCAACATGCTTAAAAGAAAACGCATTCCTGAAGACCTCTCTGATATAACAGAAGGCAAACCCATAATACTCGGGACAAAGCTTCTTACAAAAAGGCTGCACAGTTCAGAAAAATTAGGAATGGCGGCAGTGCTGAATGCTGACAGCTATCTGAATCAGCCTGATTTCCGCTCTGCTGAAAGGACATTTCATGAGATGTACGGCATTACCGACAAGATAAAACCCGGTGGTTCGCTTTTCATTCAGACAAGGATGCCGCAGAATTATATCTTCAGGCATCTTAAAAACTATGACTATGCTTCCTTCTGCGATGAAGAATTAGAAAAGAGAAAAGAAATGTTATATCCTCCGTTTTCAAAGCTGGCATTAATAACTTTTAATGGCAGAGATTGCGATGCACTCAGGACAGAAAAGGCAATCGGGGAGATACTTTCAGGCAATAAGGCTTTAGAGGTTCTTGGCCCTTCAGTCACGCCCACCAAAAAGGGGGGAAAGGAATATTCCCTGCTTTTTAAAGCAGTGTCAAAGAAGAATTTGCATTCTTCTGTAAAGAGATTTCTGGAGCTTCTCGGCAGCTACAAATGTTTGAATGTAAAAATTGCGATTGATCCGTAG
- a CDS encoding U32 family peptidase yields MKKSELLAPAGDFEKLRTAIHYGADAVYLGDSRFSLRGKAGNFEPEELKEAIKYAHARNKKAYVTVNIFPHNSDLKGMEEYIEFLKDAMPDAVILSDPGFFMMFKKSTPEIAIHVSTQANITNSESAKFWETLGAKRLVLSRELTIDEIKEIRCKTDLELEVFVHGSICISYSGRCYISSFLTSRSANRGECTNSCRWNYTLMEEKRQGEHFPVFEDDRGTYIMSSKDLCMIEHLHLLSDAGIDSFKIEGRMKGINYAAGVVKTYREAIDSLGNGKYAVNPRWLKELSMFSSRGYTTGMFFGKQPDNDYNFDGESYRMSHELVGIILEIKNRTAKVELRNRLDKGDAIEYLSPGLEEKLFVLESVKDTDGMDITTARNENIVFMPVPAGAREGDLIRRGKNFRLKPDVKGIV; encoded by the coding sequence ATGAAAAAATCTGAATTGCTTGCGCCTGCCGGAGATTTTGAGAAACTCAGAACAGCCATTCATTATGGAGCTGATGCGGTCTATCTCGGCGATTCAAGGTTCAGCCTCAGAGGCAAGGCTGGCAACTTTGAACCCGAAGAATTGAAAGAAGCAATAAAGTATGCACACGCCAGAAATAAAAAAGCTTATGTCACAGTAAACATCTTCCCTCACAACTCAGACTTAAAGGGGATGGAAGAATATATAGAGTTTCTTAAAGATGCAATGCCTGACGCAGTGATACTCTCTGACCCCGGGTTTTTCATGATGTTCAAAAAAAGCACCCCTGAGATTGCAATCCATGTAAGCACACAGGCGAATATCACAAACAGCGAGTCAGCGAAATTCTGGGAAACCCTCGGCGCAAAGAGGCTTGTGCTTTCAAGAGAACTCACTATAGATGAGATTAAGGAGATACGCTGCAAGACGGATCTTGAACTTGAGGTCTTTGTCCACGGCTCTATCTGCATTTCATATTCGGGAAGATGTTATATAAGCAGTTTTCTTACATCAAGGAGCGCAAACAGAGGTGAATGCACGAATTCATGCAGGTGGAACTATACCCTCATGGAAGAAAAAAGGCAGGGAGAGCACTTTCCCGTATTTGAGGATGACAGGGGGACTTATATCATGAGCTCAAAAGACCTCTGCATGATTGAGCATCTGCACCTTCTGAGCGATGCAGGGATAGACAGCTTTAAGATTGAAGGAAGGATGAAAGGCATAAATTATGCTGCTGGTGTTGTGAAGACTTACAGGGAGGCGATAGATTCCCTCGGAAATGGGAAATACGCTGTTAATCCAAGGTGGTTAAAAGAGCTTTCAATGTTCTCAAGCAGGGGATATACAACAGGGATGTTCTTCGGCAAGCAGCCTGATAACGACTATAACTTTGACGGCGAAAGCTACAGAATGAGCCACGAGCTTGTCGGGATTATCCTTGAGATTAAAAACAGGACTGCAAAGGTTGAGCTGAGAAACAGGCTTGACAAGGGAGATGCTATAGAATATCTTTCGCCGGGACTTGAAGAGAAACTGTTTGTTCTTGAATCAGTAAAAGATACTGATGGCATGGATATTACAACTGCGAGAAATGAGAATATTGTTTTTATGCCTGTGCCCGCCGGAGCAAGGGAAGGCGATTTGATAAGAAGAGGCAAGAATTTCAGGCTAAAACCGGATGTAAAAGGGATTGTTTGA